tgatgaaaaatgtatgtCCATAGTGCCCTGTGAAAGAAACAGATGCCTGAAAGAACAATTATCGACGGTGTGATTCACGTTCCCCTCTCAGTATCTAGAAACCTGAATCAGACCCTGCGGACCAGGCAGCTGCTCATAGACTTTGATGCTGGACGACCTGTTTTGAGTCTCAGGGCCCCGCTGGACCTGGTTaacctctcctccctctcccggCCCCGTTGGCCCATAGAGTGCGAGGTCATCAGTGACATAATCCATCACATAGgtaagaaaaacattaaaattaaatcattacGTTACGTGGGATGTTACTGATGTGCACAAAGACTTGTCAGTGGTATTAATCAGCTGGCTTAATATATCCAGTCAGAACACGAACAAATTAAAGCTTTGTTCAAATCCTGATgtgtatttttgctttaaatttgaACACATGATGAGAccaagagagtgtgtgttgcagagtgGGACCCCACAGAGCCGGAGCCTTTCTACCAGCCCACAGGACATGAGAGGAAACCCCTgccagctggagaggagaggggcaaAGTGGTGTACTGCATCGACCATGGTAACAACAGAGGCTTTGTTTGAAGTGTTCTTCCACCACGTTACGTGATATGGTAACGTAGTGCCATGTCATTACAGCGGTTCTGACAAAGTCCTCTGGTCATAAGATCAAGATAGGAACCTAACACTGTTGCTTATTAGTGAGGACGAACCTAACCTGCCTCCCTAATGCTTCAAAGTGTGGGTTTCATTTAATCAACAACAGTTTTATTGACAGCTGTGCAGATTTAGGGGTTGATATTCACTGTTTTCCTGTGGTTCTAACTCTTTTAAGCCACTAAGCGTCCGTATTTCACCTGTTCCCGTGTCGGAGGAAGCAAGGGGCCCATTAAGAGCGCTACGCATGATGCCAATCAGACGGACTTCACCCTGGAGTTTGAGTCACGCTTTGAGAGTGGGAACCTGCAGAAGGCTGTGCAAATGTGAGTCTTATCTACCGATTCATCGTTTCAGCTTCAGTCATCGTATTTTCATCCCTGTAAGTTTTTTACTCTGACTGACCACCCGTATTTCTTCGCTGTTCAGCGGCATCTACGACTATGAGCTCACCCTGCGCACAGACATGTACACCAAAAAGCACACGCAGTGGTTTTACTTCAGGGTCGGGAACATGAAGGCTGGAGTGACCTACCGCTTCACTGTCATCAACTTCATGAAGAGCAGCAGTCTGTATTCTCAGGGCATGAAACCACTCCTCTATTCTGAGAGGGAGGCCATGGAGAAAGGTGTCGGATGGCAACGCACCGGCTCCAACATCAAATACTTTCGCAACTTCAGTCAGGTGGgtgatttgaaaatgtcagtacGCTGAATTTTGCTGTCCCATTTCCTACTTTTCCAGCAgctttcattgtcattttcatggACATTATAACTCAAATTCTAATTCTAGAAGCAGgatttctcttaaaaaaaacaacgttTCTCCATTTAGAACACAAAGGACGACAACAGTGACACAATCACCCTGTACTCGCTCACCTGGACTCTCCAGTTCCCTCACGACTCAGACACCTGCTTCCTGGCCCACTGCTACCCCTACACCTATTCACACCTGCAGTGCTACCTGAGGCGCATTACCTCCAACCCAGCAGTGGCGTCATACTGTACACTGCGGGTGCTGTGCCACAGCCTGGCTGGAAACGCCGTGTACGTGGTGACAGTAACGTCTCGCGGGGTCGGCAGGGTGGAGGGCCGGGCCAAGAAGGCTGTGGTGGTGACGGCCAGAGTCCACCCTGGAGAGACCAACAGCTCCTGGATGATGGAGGGCTTCCTTGACTTCCTGCTCGGGGACTCGGAGGATGCTCAGCTACTCCgggacacttttgtttttaaggtgagGGAACTGAAGCTCACATCTGTCATATTGCCATGATCATTAAGTCAGTACATTCCGATTTGTCTTGTGTATTTCTCTCACATGGATCTGTGGTGCTGCAGGTGGTGCCGATGCTGAATCCTGATGGTGTGATCGTGGGCAATTACCGCTGCTCTCTGGCAGGCAGGGACCTCAATAGATATTACAAGACATTGCTCAGGGAATCGTTTCCGTGTGTGTGGCATACTCGCAACATGGTGGAAAGGTAAGAAATCAAAACGTGTTAAATATTAAAGAACTTGTTTTATGTGGTTTTCTGcaattcagtgttttcaataGTCTTTCCGTTTTTTCTCTCATATCCATTTATCCAGTAAATTGTTAACTGTTGTGTAGGTCAGTTGTTACAAAGAGTATCTTATTAATGAATTTGAAGCTTACACAGAGCAGCTCTTCCCCTTTATGTCTGTGAGTACTTACTTGGTTGCTTGGTTTAGGTTTAGAGCCTTTAGAGACTGTAGTCTCTGACAGAtttggaaaattaaaaacagaaaacaatattaAGATTTCACACCTTCTTGCGACAAACACAGATTGCCTTATTTAGTTCGTATTTACTCCCAGATCTTGTGTAAGAAGAacttttgagttatttcactgCATCCACTTTTACTATAATTCAAATTCAATTGGCTTTGTGACTCAACTTTTTTCCTGGCACATCTGCCAATATTGCAGTGTTGTCATTAGAAACATGAAGAATTTAAGAGGCAGCAAATGTAACCCTTCAAAGTAGCGTCTCAGTCTTGGCTCCATCACATCTCTGGCCTTGTTATGCTATATTTTCCTCAGGATGGTGGCTGAGATGGATGTGATTCTTTACTGTGACTTTCATGGCCACAACCGTAAAAACAACGTCTTCATGTACGGTTGTAACAACCGAGGTGATACGTCACTGAAGCTTCACGAGAGAGTCTTTCCACTGATGCTGAGCAAGAATGCCAGTGACAAGGTAAAGAATAGCATCGGACACTCAAGGTTTTTGTTGACTTGGAAGAAGTAGAACTATAAGTTCTAAACGTATAATTTTTTTGGACTTTTATAGAAACATCTCAATCTAAATCTCTCTCGCCCTCAGTTCTCTTTTAAGAGCTGTAAGTTCCGGGTGCAGAAGAGCAAAGAGGGAACAGGTCGAATCGCCATGTGGAGACTCGGTGTCCAGAACAGCTACACTATGGAGGCCACCTTTGGAGGCTCCACTCTGGGTGAGTGTTGAcctttctgcatgtgtgtttatgtgtgtgtatgcttgcaTGTCTCTTGTCTGAGCATCTTTCATCTGTCTGATTGTTAGGCGACAGGAGAGGAACACATTTTACCACTCGCGACCTGAAGTCCATCGGCTTTCACTTTTGTGACACCCTGTTGGACTACTGTGACCCCGATCCAACCAAGGTGAGACATTTAGATTCCTTTTAATTTCTGGAGCCCTTAGTACAAATAAAGTGATGATTGTATGCCccaacattttgtttcctcccAGACAGCTTACTGTCTCACAGAGCTGGCAGCGTTGTTAAGAAAGC
This sequence is a window from Acanthopagrus latus isolate v.2019 chromosome 8, fAcaLat1.1, whole genome shotgun sequence. Protein-coding genes within it:
- the agbl2 gene encoding cytosolic carboxypeptidase 2 isoform X2, whose protein sequence is MSVSAIRSWWNSCQLDKSDINDSNSEEDEEDSAGKRLLSRNLNQTLRTRQLLIDFDAGRPVLSLRAPLDLVNLSSLSRPRWPIECEVISDIIHHIEWDPTEPEPFYQPTGHERKPLPAGEERGKVVYCIDHATKRPYFTCSRVGGSKGPIKSATHDANQTDFTLEFESRFESGNLQKAVQIGIYDYELTLRTDMYTKKHTQWFYFRVGNMKAGVTYRFTVINFMKSSSLYSQGMKPLLYSEREAMEKGVGWQRTGSNIKYFRNFSQNTKDDNSDTITLYSLTWTLQFPHDSDTCFLAHCYPYTYSHLQCYLRRITSNPAVASYCTLRVLCHSLAGNAVYVVTVTSRGVGRVEGRAKKAVVVTARVHPGETNSSWMMEGFLDFLLGDSEDAQLLRDTFVFKVVPMLNPDGVIVGNYRCSLAGRDLNRYYKTLLRESFPCVWHTRNMVERMVAEMDVILYCDFHGHNRKNNVFMYGCNNRGDTSLKLHERVFPLMLSKNASDKSCKFRVQKSKEGTGRIAMWRLGVQNSYTMEATFGGSTLGDRRGTHFTTRDLKSIGFHFCDTLLDYCDPDPTKTAYCLTELAALLRKQVRERLGKDLGPDFSVSDLETSTSGSNSSDSDGLPVHLLEQPQTAHPELTPVKKKKKKRLRSQRERNRLRRERTKNNTQTKVLQSTIKNIESNLPHENTVKEIIQERPIGRHRKKWQVNGLLRTAVIPPLSTHPKEASQVTLWQGGKPVKDNSLVNVRATYLHHRTKAGPHLCTYTAVTPHTDDPKMDAGQWRCSPQLLHLSAVHTPSPKYSHHPSPPQSFVSYKVDGGLPHFLTGYRRSPSSTYVVPTKRLLSSFNTNQFNDRHFFRDRNSLQGSERCFVSEDSSHAGTNETQQQNMEQEENFSQVGLSPLRSIPFGDQNLRDLIPETKSPSSLFVPVLRGTDLRGKQLFKETLRDKSHMDVVSPASKPSDLTKMELPQPQSAIPARLQAKYVGRNGSGRESQTITAPQEATVRRSPQSAPL
- the agbl2 gene encoding cytosolic carboxypeptidase 2 isoform X1, whose product is MSVSAIRSWWNSCQLDKSDINDSNSEEDEEDSAGKRLLSRNLNQTLRTRQLLIDFDAGRPVLSLRAPLDLVNLSSLSRPRWPIECEVISDIIHHIEWDPTEPEPFYQPTGHERKPLPAGEERGKVVYCIDHATKRPYFTCSRVGGSKGPIKSATHDANQTDFTLEFESRFESGNLQKAVQIGIYDYELTLRTDMYTKKHTQWFYFRVGNMKAGVTYRFTVINFMKSSSLYSQGMKPLLYSEREAMEKGVGWQRTGSNIKYFRNFSQNTKDDNSDTITLYSLTWTLQFPHDSDTCFLAHCYPYTYSHLQCYLRRITSNPAVASYCTLRVLCHSLAGNAVYVVTVTSRGVGRVEGRAKKAVVVTARVHPGETNSSWMMEGFLDFLLGDSEDAQLLRDTFVFKVVPMLNPDGVIVGNYRCSLAGRDLNRYYKTLLRESFPCVWHTRNMVERMVAEMDVILYCDFHGHNRKNNVFMYGCNNRGDTSLKLHERVFPLMLSKNASDKFSFKSCKFRVQKSKEGTGRIAMWRLGVQNSYTMEATFGGSTLGDRRGTHFTTRDLKSIGFHFCDTLLDYCDPDPTKTAYCLTELAALLRKQVRERLGKDLGPDFSVSDLETSTSGSNSSDSDGLPVHLLEQPQTAHPELTPVKKKKKKRLRSQRERNRLRRERTKNNTQTKVLQSTIKNIESNLPHENTVKEIIQERPIGRHRKKWQVNGLLRTAVIPPLSTHPKEASQVTLWQGGKPVKDNSLVNVRATYLHHRTKAGPHLCTYTAVTPHTDDPKMDAGQWRCSPQLLHLSAVHTPSPKYSHHPSPPQSFVSYKVDGGLPHFLTGYRRSPSSTYVVPTKRLLSSFNTNQFNDRHFFRDRNSLQGSERCFVSEDSSHAGTNETQQQNMEQEENFSQVGLSPLRSIPFGDQNLRDLIPETKSPSSLFVPVLRGTDLRGKQLFKETLRDKSHMDVVSPASKPSDLTKMELPQPQSAIPARLQAKYVGRNGSGRESQTITAPQEATVRRSPQSAPL